TCAGGAGACTTCACTTCAACATCTGACTGGAATGTTCAGGATTTCTGTGTGTGACCTGGGGTATTTTGTCCTCCAAGGACACTTTCGCGCCGTGATAGACAGCAGACCACTCACTCACCAGGCATTTCTTACTAATTGATAGGCCTTTTGTCATTTAAAGTATGGGAAAAGATCATCTCATTCTCCACCTCCACAAGGAGAGCAGAGGAAAAGATGGTCCATGTCTAGGGAGTGTGGGAGACATGTGCAGGTAGTGTGTCCCTAATGCATTTGCTGTGCGTTTTGTTTAGATACGATCACACAAGGCCTTCTGCTGCAGCTGGCGGTGCCATGGGCACCGTGCCCCACGGCATGCCCTCCCCAGGTTTCCACAGTGCTCACCCTGCTTCCGACCGCGCTGCATCTATTGTGAAAACGAACTTACATGAGCCTGGGAAACGGGAAAAGAGAACACTGGTACTTAGAGACCGAAGTGAGTGAACAGAGTCATTTCGttgtttcttttggaaaagtagtCCTGTTTGTTCGTGGTGTTCCTTTCTGGCCCTCTCTTGTCAGAGGGCTCCTGACCTAGTCCCCTTGCCCGCTGTTCAAGTGTAGACATCAGACCTGTCCTGAGAAGAGCTTCCTTTGGCTACAGAGCATTCAGGTGATGTGTTCTGCCTGCATTCTGGGCGCACGGCCAAGTCTGGCCTGACAAGACATAAAAAGGGTCCTTTTGTCAGTGTGTAACTGCTGTCTCCATGGGGTGGCTCCCCAGTTCTGAGAAGCACCAGGCGACTCATGTCAAAGCTACATAATTTGGTAAAGAGCATGTTTTACTGTTTTACTTCCAGGTCAGCTCCTAGTCTTCATTACTGTGCTCAGCCGGTTTGGTGTCTTCAGTTGCAGCTTTGATAATAGAGCAGCATACTGGGGTTTCGGGAGGAAGTAGATTACAGatcataaaacttatttttattggcTGGTCCTCAGCAAGTAAAGGGATTTCTGGTTCTTGGAATTGTGTGGCATAAGCTAGGTAGCTTCCATCCGAAGCAAACAATCGTGCTAGTCAGATGTCCTCTCTTAAGAGGCCAGGCCTAGAGGGGTTTGACACTGGTCTCAGGACCCAAAGACTCACTGGATTTTCATTCTCGTTTACTCTATGATAGGTGTCTTTACTAATGTAAAGGAAAGCACTGTATTTTATTGACTTCATTCTAAATTCCCATTGACATATATtttggtgtttaaaaaaattatcattattatcattttttaagtgtTAACTGGTCCACGGGTTGACACTTccatatttgtcatttttaaacaGCAGCTTTCTTATCTTTTGAATATCATGTCTGTTTTGTGAATTTCCTGTGTTGCCAattatgttctttcctttttaaaaaaaatcatgattgtaGTAATGTCACTGTGAACATTTTATACTGTTCTTTCTGGTTTTCCCTCTTGTCCTGTTTTTGTCTGTGTGATCCAGACAGTGAAATTCCCAAGGTCAGAATTACTTAATCTGTTAGGTTTTTACTAACTGCTTACCACAAGGTTCGGGCCAGATTTCATTTATGTGCGTGTTTTCTATTAAGATCTCTCTGGCATGGCTGAAGAAAAGACTTGCCCAAGTATGGTGAGTAATCCAGGAGGCTGCAGTGATCCCCAGAATAGCCCAGAGATGAAGCCGCATTCCTACCTCGATGCGATCAGGAGTGGCCTTGATGACCTAGAAGCCAGCAGCTCCTATAGCAGTGAGCAGCAACTGTGTCCCTACGCGGCGGCGGGGGAGTGCCGATTTGGGGATGCTTGTGTCTACTTGCATGGAGAAGTGTGTGAAATCTGTAGGTTACGAGTCCTGCATCCCTTTGACCCAGAGCAAAGGAAAGCTCATGAAAAGGTAAAATTGCAAGCCTTTGCATGaacttattttaaggaatttaaaatGCGCTAAGTGACAAAATTATTGGTATTCCTGTAATCATCTCTCTGTCAATAATGCCCTCAATATGTACTTGGCATGTTTATAATCCTATTTCCAACTCCTTTTTCCTGTGGTCATTTTGACAGTTTTTGATtatttagaataaagaaaaagggaagaggtATTGCAAAGTTCAGAGAACAAATCTAACGCAggagtgtggtgtgtgtgcgtgcgtgtctgtgtgtgagagagagagagagaaacacacacacatcctccaTAGGTTTACATATCCTTGTGGCTGGAGTCCAGCTATGCCAAGTTCTAGAGAATTTGAGGAGCCAAGTGTTATTAGAAGGGACCTTTCAGGTCATTAGGTCCCCAGTGTTCATGGAGGTGTCGCCTCCCACTGGGCTCCGTGCGTGTGGCATGAAGGtgggtgagagagacagaggccaCAGCCTCAGTGTTAGAGCTCATGATGACGAGCCGGCCATGGTGCGTAGAGGCCCCATTGTCTTCCCTGGGGGGATTCAGGGGAGGGCAGAAGAAGAACTTTCCTCTCCCCCAGGTGTGTTGAGGGCTTTGTGCTGTCCATGTGCTTGGTCTCCCATCTGTGTCCACCAAGAGCTCCCAAGGCAGAGTCTGGGTCTTCATGCTGTTGCCATTGACTCTCATGCCTGCTACTCGGTGCTTCACCTGGGAGTATTCAGCACCTGCTTTCTGAATGAATGCCTTTATGAAATACCTCGTTCTCTTGAGAAGTGGTGCTGCTTACCTCGGAGTCTGGACGACCAGCCTGATGTTTCAGGTTAAGGATTGTTCAGCATTTCTGATATTGGTGTAGTTCAGAGTGGGTTAAGGGTGCCCAGAAGAGCCAGGAAACCGGGTTCCCATGCTCTGGGAATTCTGTGATTCCACACAGGGCCTCGAATCTTTTGGGACCTCCATAGACTCGGTTCTAAACTGGTTCCTACCATGCTAGGAAAGCTGGGCGGGTGGTGGTGTGAAGTCCTTTCCGTGGTCTGAGAGAGCTTTGTGTCCAGCAGCCCAGAACCTAACAGTGTGGCCCTCCTTTCTCTCCGTACTTGAGATCTGCATGTCGACATTCGAACATGAGATGGAAAAGGCCTTTGCCTTCCAAGCAAGTCAGGACAAAGTGTGCAGTATCTGCATGGAAGTGGTCCTCGAGAAGGCGTCTGCTTCGGAGAGGAGATTTGGGATTCTGTCCAACTGCAGTCACACGTACTGCTTGTCCTGCATCCGGCAGTGGAGGTGCGCCAAGCAGTTTGAGAACCCAATCATCAAGTAAGTGCAGCTAAGGGTCTCCGCTGTGGAAGCTGGGGGGGGCGTGTGACTGGGGGCCTTCTTCTGTCCATTCTTAATCCCCCACGCGGTCCGTTAGTGTGAAGATACGACTGGCAAGTCCAAGCCTGTGATTGCAGGAGCCTGGGCACATCTAGTAGCCTTCTTGAGCCCAGGtgcttttccctttaaaaatggGTAACAACTCCTGCCGCCCGTCAGCGTGTTTGGGGACACTCGGCGGGGGTCATCTGTAGGAGAAGGTGTCCATAGCGCTGGCCTTTTGGACTCCAGCACTACCAGTTACTAGCGGTCTGCCTTTAGGCTGATTGCCAcctttgattttacttttttccatctGCAAAATAGGGTTGTTTGAGGGTTCAGTGGAATAAACATTAACACATCTCAGGGAAGGTGCGGCACGCAGGATGTGCTCCAGGGAGCCGGCGCAGGACTCTGAAATTCTGCCACGGGCCGGGGGAAGAGCTTACTCATTCTGAAAAGTGAATGTGTGCCGTGGACTGTTAGAAACTCTTCACACACGGTAGCTCATAGTTCTCAGACCCCGTGATCATTCTCATTCATAGAGAACAAAACTGGGGTAGAGTGAAGTCCGGTAATGTGCCTGAAATCCCATGTGTGTGGTCAGATAGCTGCTTTACCGAGATACAGGTGGTTTCTAGTCATTTCGCAGTTGTGGCCACCATCACTTCAGTCTAATTAGAGAACATTTCCGTCATGCCAGAAAGGAACCTCTGTGTGCATTCACTGCCCAtttcctccctgctccttccaGCCCCCAGCAGCCACTCCTCTTGCTTTCTGGCCTCTGGCTTTGCCTGTCCTGGACATTGGTTGTAGTTGGAGTCCTACGACATGTAGCCTTTTTAGGTCCTCCTGCTTTCCCCCAGCAGACGCCCTCAACGCTCACCCATCCACACTTGCCCGGGCTCCGTGCCTGTGCTCCGGGCTGAGGCGCCTGCCCCGTGCGGATGTCCACAGTTTGTGCAGTCCTCAGTTGACaggcatttggattgtttccttcttttgtttattAGGAATCATGCTGATGTGAATACTCAAGGACAAGCTGTCGTGTGGCcggtgtttgtttcttttgggtAGAGAGCTAGGAGTGGGGTTGCTGAGCCTTACAATAACtgttcagcattttgaggaattgccagGCTGTTTTCCACCGTGGCCACTCCAGCAGCATAGGAGGGGTCCAGTTGCTCCCCAGCCTCATCAACTCTGTTATTGTCTGTATTTCTGGTTGTGGCCATCCTggtaggtgtgaggtggtatcttatggtttgatttgcatttccctgataactaatgaTCTTACCTTTTTCTATGCTTTTTGGCCATTTTGCAGAAATGCCTACTcgaatcttttgcccattttaaaattggttttgtattgctttaaagattttatttttgagtaatctctacacccaacaggaggcttgaactcacaaccctgagattgggAGTTCCGTGCTCCCCTGAGTCTACCAAGCACCCCAAATTGAGTTGTCTTCTTCTTGTTGAAAAGAACATGTTTttcaacctgggggttttgaaggggcgggggtgggaggttgggggaaccaggtggtgggtaatagggagggcacgtgttgcatggagcactgggtgtggtgcaaaaacaatgaacactcttacgctgaaaaaaattaattaaaaattagaaaaaaaaagaaaagaacatgtttTTAATAGTAAGTAAggttctacacctgaaactaatattacactatatgttaactggaatttaaataaaaacttaaggggcgcctgggtggctcagtgggttaaagcctctgcctttcgctcaggtcatgatcccagggtcctgggatcgagccccgcatcgggcactctgcttggcagggagcctgcttcctcctctctctctctgcctgcctctctccctacttgtgatctctatctgtcaaataaataaataaaatctaaaaaaaaaaaaaaaaaaaaattttaaataaaaacttaaaaaagagaagagtaaaGAAGGTTCTGAGAGGATTGTGATTTCACCTTGTGGAATTTTTGGTTGGGAAACATTTGGAGTGCTCATGCATTCGAGCAAGGGGTTTGGTGGTGCGGTGTGCACTGGATTTATAACTTCGTCTCTCCCATGCTAACCTGATTCTCATTTCAGGTCTTGTCCAGAATGCCGTGTGATATCAGAGTTTGTAATTCCAAGTGTGTACTGGGTAGAAGATCAGAATAAAAAGAATGAGTTGATTGAAGCTTTCAAACAGGGCATGGGGTAAGTACTTTGAGCTCAGATAGGATTCTGGTGCCTGCCTGACAAATGCTTGTGTTTACATACCTTCCAACCCCACaaggtaataatttttaaaatctcagctttgaggtataattaacaaataaaattgtaagatatttgaAGGGTCATCATGGTGATTTGATCTACATTGTAAGAGCATACTCCTATCTTGATGAttacttttttttgggggggggggtgagaacCTCCAGGTtctactcttagcaaatttccGTTTTATAAACAGTGTTatcaactgtagtcaccatgtttCATCATGTGTTCATCTATGTATTCGTCATAGAGCTGAAGTTTGGGACCCTTTTATCAACTTTTCCTTATTTATCCTATCCCTTAGCTTCTGGCAACCCCTTTTTTACCATGTGAGTTTGCCTGTTTGTGTCTGGTTCAGACACCAGCAAGTGATCTCCTGCAGCATTTGTTGTTCTCTGTCTGGCTTACGTCACACAGCATAATGCGCGCGAGGTCtgcccatgttgtcacaaatgccaggatttccttttctgtcctagctgagtaatattccatttcatgtatgttccacatcttcatccattcatcttttgacaGACGCATGGGTCATTTTtgtgtcttggctattatgagtaatgTTACAGTGAACGTGGAAATGTAGATAATTcttctaacagatgtgaggtaCGATCTCATTGTGGtggtgatttgcatttccctgatgattagtgatgccgAGTgccttttcttgtgtctgttggacatttgaatgtcttctttggggaaatgtctattcagttcctctgcccatttttaaatggaatgtggtggttgtttttgctcttgtgtaaattctttattattttggatattacccCCTTATCCGGATagatgacttgcaaatatttactcccgtttagtaggttgccttttcactttgtttgATTTCCTTTGCTctacagaaactttttagtttggtgtagtcccacttttttatttttgcttttgttgcctttgtttttggtggCAAATCCATGAAGaacattgccaagaccaatgtccaGGAGCTTATTACCCTCTGTGTATTCATGCTTTCAGGGCTCATGTTCAGGCCTTCAGTTTTGagctgatttttgtgtatggtgtaagatagtggtccaggtTCCCCAACATCCTTTATTGGAGAGATCGTCTTTTCCTCGTTGAATATCCCTGGCTCCTTCGTTGTAAACTGTAGCTTCGTAGTACAGCTTGAAACCAGGAACTGTGCTGTCTCCAGCTTTGTTACTTTCTCAGGATTACTTTGGCAAGACACTGGGCTCTTCTATAGTTCTTACACAGTTTTGGAGTTTGTCCTTTGTCTTTGAAacatgccattgggattttgataggattgCTTTCAGTCTGCAGATTGTTacgcctttcatttctttcagcatGTCTTATAGTTTCAGCATACAAGTCTGTTTCATCTTCTCTGCTGAATTTagtcctaggtattttattcttttttgatgcaattgtaagtggggttttttttttcttaatttctctttctggtagtTCATTGTTAGtctattttgtatcctgcaacttcactcCTACAAGATATGGATGTAATATGTACATACATTAGAACCCAGCAAGGTAAAtactgtgattatttttttaagagaaaaaaaggcagTTTATATTTACTCAGATACTCACCATTTCCAGTGCTCCTTGATTTGCTATGTAATTCCTTCCAGTTGGTATAATTTACCTTCAGCCTCAAGAACTgcctttaacatttattgaatctgctgctgctgatgaattcttttcttttcttttctttcttttttttttttttagagagagagagaaagatcacaagtaggcagagaggtaggcagaggcagagagagaagcaggctccctgccgagcagggagccccatatgggactcgatcccaggacactgggatcatgacctgagccaaaggcagctgcttaaccaactgagccacccaggtgtcccgaattcttttctttttagcagAAACAGCTTCTCATTCttaaaggatattttcactggatatacTGGTCTGATCAGTCCTCTTTACATCTTTGTCTCCTTTTTCAGTGAATACAATTTTAGGTTAATAGTTCGTTTCGtcattttctttcagtattttgcaAATGTTGTTCCACTATTTTCTGGCCTCTGGTTTCTGAGAAGTCAGTGATAATTTAGATTGTAGTAtgtcatttttctggggttgctTTCAAAATTGTCTATCTTGATTTCCAGCAGCTTGCTATTTTGCCTGGGAGTGCTTTTCTCGGAATCTGTAAGGTTTTGTCATTTACCAAATTTAGGGAAATTTTGgctgtcagattttttttcctgccctttttcttcttctcctgggactCTTAATAACATGCAATAGACTGATACTGCTGCACAGAATTTGGggtctgttcatttctttccagtttctttCCCCTCGCTGTTAATCTTGTCCAGTGGTAGCTGCTTTGAACACCTTGTCATCTTGAAGTTGGTTTCTAGGTCTGATTCTTTGTCTATTGAATCATTTTGGATTATAGCCTGCCAGTATTATCTTGTCAAGATTCTTGATTCTCTTAAGTCAAGCAATAAAGCATTGATGTTCTTACATGCAGGTAAAGTGTTTAAATTCCAGCTTTTGGGCAGCAGTTCT
The sequence above is a segment of the Meles meles chromosome 20, mMelMel3.1 paternal haplotype, whole genome shotgun sequence genome. Coding sequences within it:
- the MKRN2 gene encoding probable E3 ubiquitin-protein ligase makorin-2, with product MSTKQVTCRYFMHGVCREGNQCLFSHDLANSKPSTICKYYQKGYCAYGTRCRYDHTRPSAAAGGAMGTVPHGMPSPGFHSAHPASDRAASIVKTNLHEPGKREKRTLVLRDRNLSGMAEEKTCPSMVSNPGGCSDPQNSPEMKPHSYLDAIRSGLDDLEASSSYSSEQQLCPYAAAGECRFGDACVYLHGEVCEICRLRVLHPFDPEQRKAHEKICMSTFEHEMEKAFAFQASQDKVCSICMEVVLEKASASERRFGILSNCSHTYCLSCIRQWRCAKQFENPIIKSCPECRVISEFVIPSVYWVEDQNKKNELIEAFKQGMGKKACKYFEQGKGTCPFGSKCLYRHAYPDGRLAEPEKPRKQLSSEGTVRFFNSVRLWDFIENRESRHVPSTEDVDMTELGDLFMHLSGVESSEP